The genomic window TGACGTGGAGTGTAAAGAACCATCCTCGTGTTTGATCTACCCCTTCGGAAATATAATCAGCGGGATAGCTTTTTTCAAAGATATCGGCATTTTCAAAAGGATAATGCCATTGTGCTAGGGGCATAGCACCTGAGTCGAACCAAACATCTATCAAATCAGGTTCTCGGTGCATCTGTGTTCCCTTTTCGCTTACTAATATTATTTCATCTACATAAGGTCTATGAAGGTCTATTTTTTGTATGTCTATTTCTTTTTTCATAAATCCGTATTTGACTGCTTTTTGAGATTCTTTTTGGAGTTCTTCTATAGAACCAATACATTTCATTTCGGTTTTATCTTTGGTAACCCATACAGGCAGTGGAGTTCCCCAAAATCTACTTCTACTGAGATTCCAATCTACGAGGTTTTCTAACCAGTTTCCAAATCTTCCTTTTCCGGTCGCTTCGGGTTTCCAATTAATAGTATTGTTTCTTTCTACTAATTTATCTTTTAAAGCAGTTGTTTTGAGAAACCATGATTCTAATGGATAATATAATACGGGCTTATCGGTTCTCCAGCAGTGTGGGTAAGGATGGACATATTTTTCCACTAAAAATGCTTTGTTTTCTTGTTTCAAAATGATAGAAATAATAACATCTGTGGATTTATATTGGGCATCTTTTTCATTTTCTTCTAAATAGTTTTTCACGTAGAAAGAATCTTTTTGAAATACTTTATGAGTATGTATGCTCCATTTTTTTATTTTTTGTAATAAATATTCACCTACTTCATCTACAAATTTTCCTTTTTTATCAACTATTGGGGTTTCCATTCCATTTTCATCTTTTACGAATACTCCTGGTATCTTATTTTGAACCGAAACCTTATAGTCATCAGCTCCAAATGTTTTAGATATATGAACTATACCTGTTCCGTCAGCGGTAGTAACAAAATCGGCACAAATAACCGTAAAAGCAGGTTTTAATAATGGAATTATGGGAAAAAGTTGTTCGTATTCTATACCTGATAGGTCTGAACCTTTCATTTCTTCTAAAATACAATAAGGAGCATTACTTTTGTTAATGAGTGTATTGTTTTGACTTGTTATGGCATCAAGTATCTGTTTGAGTTCTTCTTTATTTTTTTGGTTTTTAGTATCAAAATAAGCAGATAATCTTTCTTTTGCTAATATGACTTTTATTTTTTTATAAGTATAGATATTGATGGTTTCTATTTTCAGGTATTGGATATCTTTTCCTACCGCCAAGGCGTTATTAGCTGGAAGTGTCCATGGAGTGGTTGTCCATGCAAGTATATATTCGTTTTCGGTATTTTTGATTTTGAATTGAGCGGTTACGGTGGTGTCTGTAATGTCTTTATACGCTCCTGGTTGGTTGAGTTCGTGGGAGCTTAGTCCTGTTCCTGCTGCTGGAGAATATGGCTGAATGGTGTATCCTTTATATAAAAGCCCTTTTTCGAAACAGCATTTGAGTATCCACCAAACAGATTCTATATATTCACTATTATAGGTAATATATGGGTTTTCTAAATCTACCCAGTATCCCATCATTTCTGTCATTTTATTCCATTCTGCTGTATATTTCATAACAGATTCTCGGCATTTTTGGTTATATGCTTCTATACTTATTTTTTTTCCAATGTCTTCTTTGGTAATATTGAGTTCTTTTTCTACCTGTAGTTCTATGGGGAGTCCGTGGGTATCCCAACCTCCTTTTCGCTTTACCTGAAACCCTTGTAATGTTTTATACCTACAAAAAATATCTTTTATAGTTCTTGCCATTACGTGATGGATACCTGGGGTGCCATTTGCAGACGGTGGTCCTTCATAAAAAGTAAATGGTGGGTTACC from Chitinophagaceae bacterium includes these protein-coding regions:
- the ileS gene encoding isoleucine--tRNA ligase, which gives rise to MENYTEYKSLSLSQVAEEILKFWKENNIFQKSIQLKEGNPPFTFYEGPPSANGTPGIHHVMARTIKDIFCRYKTLQGFQVKRKGGWDTHGLPIELQVEKELNITKEDIGKKISIEAYNQKCRESVMKYTAEWNKMTEMMGYWVDLENPYITYNSEYIESVWWILKCCFEKGLLYKGYTIQPYSPAAGTGLSSHELNQPGAYKDITDTTVTAQFKIKNTENEYILAWTTTPWTLPANNALAVGKDIQYLKIETINIYTYKKIKVILAKERLSAYFDTKNQKNKEELKQILDAITSQNNTLINKSNAPYCILEEMKGSDLSGIEYEQLFPIIPLLKPAFTVICADFVTTADGTGIVHISKTFGADDYKVSVQNKIPGVFVKDENGMETPIVDKKGKFVDEVGEYLLQKIKKWSIHTHKVFQKDSFYVKNYLEENEKDAQYKSTDVIISIILKQENKAFLVEKYVHPYPHCWRTDKPVLYYPLESWFLKTTALKDKLVERNNTINWKPEATGKGRFGNWLENLVDWNLSRSRFWGTPLPVWVTKDKTEMKCIGSIEELQKESQKAVKYGFMKKEIDIQKIDLHRPYVDEIILVSEKGTQMHREPDLIDVWFDSGAMPLAQWHYPFENADIFEKSYPADYISEGVDQTRGWFFTLHVIATLLQESSPQIQKINEKVNKNAVAFKNVVSTGLVLDKNGEKMSKRKGNTINPFTLMETEGIDAIRWYIITNSHPWENLRFDTEGVKEVQRKYFGTLFNTYTFFALYANIDNFSMDEMNVIPIEKRPLFDRWILGKLQELIQNTTLHYDNYEATPACRLIEEFAIDQLSNWYVRLSRKRFWIGEMTLDKKSAYETLYQCLMVIAQLSAPVTPFFSDWLYRNLTNNIRQKAIQYKTPIQYESVHLTSLVKPEPHIIDETLIQSNELAQQVCSLVHSLRKKNNIKVRQPLSKLLIPILKPQQKKLLSLVEELIMSEVNVKKIEYIEDDSKIIVKTIKPNFQILGKKYGPLLKQISDTIKLFSEQDKKQLEANRFIEIHIQNQPIKIELSDVEIQSQDIPGWTVASEKGITIALDITLTEELKQEGIARDFVNKVQNIRKNNNLEVSDKINIVATTYSLLEKNALNTHKKYICTETQCIIFSLQYPIENTSIEMKVEIEKNKN